A single region of the Grus americana isolate bGruAme1 chromosome 3, bGruAme1.mat, whole genome shotgun sequence genome encodes:
- the LOC129204559 gene encoding basic salivary proline-rich protein 3-like: MNDKNLPLEFLLHLLCSLQHAPGPQFENIMWPQPSSPASGPVPRRGNHRDSPDNLRAVSGRREPDPQRLRGGCDRAPLPCGRFTLPLTDRDGPNYPAPHSGSRGATGLPGRAAPAAGSGEAPGASPCPGGPAAGGNAGPARNGAWGAAAPGKGSGDAAGRPPWRPRCGGGRQQSGRETPGRPCPPLTPGHTHPRAPLPFPVSTAPPAPRAGRREPEPPAAKRGAARPRPGPLQPAPAPPHVRTDRPGAPGNPSRCRPPRLPQSALFAV; this comes from the exons ATGAATGACAAAAATCTCCCACTGGAGTTTTTACTGCATTTGTTATGTAGTCTCCAGCATGCCCCTGGACCACAGTTTGAAAATATCAT GTGGCCTCAGCCTTCTTCCCCAGCCAGCGGGCCGGTGCCCAGGCGGGGTAACCACCGCGACAGCCCTGACAACCTTCGAGCGGTCTCAGGAAGACGAGAGCCTGACCCGCAGCGCCTCAGAGGAGGATGCGACCGGGCCCCGCTGCCGTGCGGGCGCTTCACGCTCCCCCTGACCGACCGAGACGGCCCAAATTACCCCGCGCCCCACAGCGGCTCCCGGGGAGCTACCGGGCTCCCAGGCCGGGCCGCACCCGCCGCCGGCTCAGGCGAGGCCCCCGGGgcttccccctgccccggcggccccgcggcgggcggCAACGCGGGCCCGGCGCGCAACGGGGCCTGGGGAGCGGCGGCACCCGGCAAGGGAAGCGGCGATGCGGCCGGACGGCCGCCATGGAGGCCGCGGTGCGGCGGAGGGCGACAGCAGAGCGGAAGGGAAACGCCGGGAAGACCCTGCCCGCCCCTTACCCCAGGGCACACTCACCCACGGGCGCCGCTTCCCTTCCCGGTCTCCACCGCCCCGCCCGCACCACGTGCCGGCCGGAGAGAGCCAGAGCCGCCCGCCGCCAAGCGGGGCGCTgcccgcccccggcccggccccctgCAGCCGGCCCCGGCGCCGCCCCACGTCCGCACCGACCGACCTGGTGCTCCGGGGAACCCCAGCAGGTGCCGCCCGCCGAGGCTCCCGCAGTCGGCGCTGTTCGCCGTTTGA